In the genome of Thiorhodovibrio winogradskyi, the window TCAAGCGCCCGCGCCCGTCCCTCGATGCTCACCTGCCCCTCGCCCATGGCCTCAAGCAGCGCCGACTGGGTGCGCGGCGAGGCGCGGTTGATCTCATCGGCGAGCAAAATCTGGGTAAAAATCGGCCCAGGGCGAAAATCGAAGGCGCGCGCGCCAGGATCGAACACCGACACACCCAGGATATCGGTCGGCAGCAGATCGGGCGTGAACTGCACACGCCGAAACTCCGCACGCAGCGAGCGCGCCAGCGCCTTGGCCAGCGTGGTCTTGCCCGTCCCCGGCAGATCCTCGAGCAACAGATGCCCGCCACTGAGCAGCGCCACCAGCAGCAGCTCAATCGCATCCGCCTGGCCACGGATCGCCCGCGCGAGATTGGCCTTAAGTCGATTCAAAACAGTGTGAGAGGTATTCATTCGGACAGCTTTCCATGAATCTCGGCTTGCCGGCACCCCCACAACTCGCCAGCGGCCGACCAAATGACAATTCGTATACATCAACGCCAGAAACGCATGGCCGTTCTCATCCAGATGAGCGCGCACCTCGGCTGCATTGCCCAGTGCATTACCCGGTGCATGGCTACGCTGACCACGGCATGATCCTCCGCAATGCAGGCGATGGCGCCGTCCATCAGCCGACAAACCGAGCACCAAGTTCCCCAGAAATGCACCAGCATCGGCTTATCGTTCAAAGTAACCAGCATGGCCTTTCATCTTTACTCGCCCACACCAGCATAAACCGCACACGCCAGTCGCAGACGCTCCGCCACCGCAACGCGCAATTCCGCCGGTGCCACCACCTCATAGTCCGGGCTGTATTATAGAATATCCATCACCAACTCCGGCTCCTGTGCATAGGGTAGCGACAACTCATAGGCACCGTCGGTCAGCCAACCCCCTGCTACCGCGGATGCCAGCGCTCCTCCGCCACCCAGCGCGCGCTAAGTGTTACAGCGCCTGCAACGCCCCTTCAATTGAGCTTGCTCTGAGCTCAAGATCCGCGGGCTTGCCACCACTTGCTGACAAAGCAGGCGGCGAGCTCCTGTTGTCGCGAGGGTCTGCGGCGGCCATGGTTGCTCCGTCAGGCTCCGCCACAAGGGTGCCAATGGGCGGTTTGCACCCCACTCGGCGCGAAAATTCTCCAAATCCATGGTCCAGCGCCTTGAGCTTAAAAGTCGTGCGTCAGAGCTGCCGCGGCACAAAAATACTAGCAACCTGAACGCAGCTTAGGGTATGCTTGCCTGCTCGTTTGACAGGGAGCGGCGCGTCGCCGCCCCTACCGCTCAAATGCTCAGCCACAAACGAAGGCGCCCAAAGCGCGCCTAAAACAAACCGGATTCCTTCACCCAGGTGACGTTCCGACAGCATCACCTCAAAACAGCAAAGGTTTTCGCGCCCCAGCCCCATTCCCGGAGAGGTGGCAGAGCGGTTGAATGCACCGGTCTTGAAAACCGGCGACGGTTGATCCCGTCCGTGGGTTCGAATCCCACCCTCTCCGCCATTTAGATTCTCTAAATAATTGTTATTATTGCTAATATTCTGGATTGGTCTGAGTTAAGCCACACTCTCAGCTACACTTTTGACAGCGACAGTGGAGCCTCTCTGAGCAGTCTGTACCGCCTCTTGGTTCAAGCGGCTCCGAGCCCCGGCGAAGCCTTCCGCCGAGGCTTCCCCATTTTATCAGCGCGTCGTACTGCATCGGCCCCATGGGCAACGCAGCAGTGCTTGCAGGCGCTGATAGGCAGGCCCTGACCTGATCTGGTGTGGAGGAAGTGAAGTCCGGGCAAGTGGACCTCCTTGACGCAGAGCTTCAAACTTGGGTCCAAATTTAGCGCGTCGAGGTCGGGATCGGTAACCGAGTTCGCCGGATACGCCGTGGACACTCAAAAGTCTAGCCTGTGATGGGGTGTCGCTCTCGGCGTATTTCGACAATCGGCGCTCTGCTTCTGTGCCTCGAAGATAATGCGTTCAGTGTCGACTTTCGGCCAAGAACGGACGTACCAAAAGGTACGCCCGCGTGCTCGCTCATTCCTCCCACCGTGGCTGCAAGCTCAGTTGACAAAAGACTCAAGCAGCGCCGGGATACTGGCAATCGCCGCATCCCGGGTGGTTTCATCTTCGGTCATACTGGCCAAAACCTTGCGGCCAGCTTGACGGAGCGCTGATCGCTCAGTATCAGTGAGTTGGCTGTACTGGATACCGTGCTCGGCTTGATAGGCGGCGAAAGCGAGGCCAACCGCGATAAGATTGCCAAAACGGGCCATGTCGGCGGCGGCGTCGGGATTGACCCACCCGCCTTCGATCAGAGCAATGACCATCTGGTTGCGCGCCATGCGCCCGCTGTTTAGTTCACCCTGCCAATAGGCAAGCCCCTCGGTGTCGGCACTGCGACCGAAGGGGTTCTGGTAGAGGGCTTCGATCAGAACGTCATTGGATTGCTCGGCGGGGTATTGCTGCTCGACCAGCGGTTGGTCAAAGAAGCTCTGGGCGACTGTTGTTGGAGTCCAACTTGGAT includes:
- a CDS encoding thioredoxin domain-containing protein — encoded protein: MLVTLNDKPMLVHFWGTWCSVCRLMDGAIACIAEDHAVVSVAMHRVMHWAMQPRCALIWMRTAMRFWR
- a CDS encoding DUF4214 domain-containing protein, yielding MASVSQGTCGDTNNGYALAIDGAPIETRMFSIATLGYAPDEGGLQYWVSNINTDPSWTPTTVAQSFFDQPLVEQQYPAEQSNDVLIEALYQNPFGRSADTEGLAYWQGELNSGRMARNQMVIALIEGGWVNPDAAADMARFGNLIAVGLAFAAYQAEHGIQYSQLTDTERSALRQAGRKVLASMTEDETTRDAAIASIPALLESFVN